The following nucleotide sequence is from Triticum dicoccoides isolate Atlit2015 ecotype Zavitan chromosome 7B, WEW_v2.0, whole genome shotgun sequence.
ggcgacatgacgagcaatctcgtagaatgtttcaacaatgtgttgaagggtgctcgtgctttgccggtgactgcaatagtggagtacaccttcttcaagcttaatgagtactttcagaggcattctaaagagactgcaaaatggataggtgaaaaaaaggattatccggaaaaggttgatgaatggttgcaGTTACAAGCAAGCAAGTCTTCACGACAACAAGTTATCGTATTCGATAGACTTGAAATGATCTATCAAATTGATGAGCCAGGTGGCACAACACGAGATGGTAGACAATATGGTGGTGCTGCATTTGAGGTGAAACTAAAGACTCGGTGGTGCCAGTGCGAGAGGCCTAGTAAGTATCATTGGCCATGCTCGCATTTGATAACGGCGGCGAAGGCGAGAAACATACATGTTAATGATGGAAAAACCGTGAGGATGCAAGAGTTCCATGTGgaagctactaggttgacatgggcgccaagatttcaccctttcttggaccaatcacagtggcctgagtaccatggccctcatattaggccagaccctcttctgaaggtggagacgaagggtagaaggagaactaagaggttcaggggtgatatggatgacctggctggatacactggcatgaaacaatttggtagcggtcatttcatggaggctcctgacattatcaactgtggggtgtgcggtgaagggggacacaatgagcggacatgcaaaaaaaagaaaaccaaaaaaagaaaaacaagtcgtggaggcggcaccgatggtgaaagaggtggaagaggtgacggtggtggtggtcgaggaAGAACGAGCGTCAGAGGTGGTAGTGGTGGTCGTAGAGGGAGAACAAGTGCTAGAGGTGCTAGTGTTCGTAGagggagcacaagtgctagaggtggtggtcgagctagcacaagtgctagaggtggtggtcgagcagccacaagtgctagaggtggtcgtGGTCGAAgaggaagcacaagtgctagaggtggtcatAGAGGAATGGTTGATAATGGATCGGCCTTCGGTTATTTGTTTAATCCAGATGGTTGATCTAATAATAATGGTATATTATTTGTTCATACAATTCCTAGCATTTATGCATTTGCTCTCTTAATGTCTTGTGCTAACAATTGTtctttttgtaggcatggcttcatccggttccaggaCGAGGCCACCGTGCGCGGACCAAGAGGACATGCCGAAGACGTGGTTGGAGGCCAGTTtggacaagaagaaggagaaggatgtgCCCACACCACCATGTTGGTGTGGTGATGTTTGCAAGCTGAAGGTGTCCACTGACCGCAACAAGTCATGGACAGAAGGTAGAAGGTTTTTCGTGTGTCCCAACTATGCACATGATCGTCGAAGGCCAACTAACGCATATGACATACCACCGGTATGTTAGGTGTACATATAAAAAACATCAACAAGTTGTCACTCATATGTCTAACAAAATCATGGTTTATATGTAGTCCCCTCCTCCACTTTGCAAGTACTTCACTTGGATAGATCACGAGGTACCAAAAGATATCCAAGAGGACCAACGTGCAGATTGGTTACGGAGGCAGCGCCTATTCGAGGAGTCCTATGCACGGGGATTGGAGCGGGAGCGTCGTGAGAAGGAGGCTCGTGAGCGCAAGAAGCGTGAGCAAGAGAGGGCACGCAAAGAGAAGGCGGCTCGTCAAGAAGAGAGGGCAAGCAAACTTGCAAGGGCTCGCGATGCACGAGAGGAGGACgaggcacgtgacaagaagggaaAGTGGCCCCGGACTACTCAGTAGACAAATGGAAAGGCACCAGCGTCGATGATGAACTGTCGAGACTTTGTTTAATGTATGAACTTATTATTCGAGACCTTGTGTGGTCATGAACTATTTCTGTCATTCGAGACTATTTGAGATTATGTGCAAACTATGTTCGTCATTCGAGACTAGTTGATATGCTTTGTTCATATTTTTGGTTGAGAGTAGCATGCTTTGTTCATATTTAACAGTGTTTGCTAGTTGTTGCTAAGCAAAAACTTTAACAAGCTGTGTGCAAAAACACCAGGcccacacccagacgccagggtgcatggcgtctgcctcccagatccagacgccagggtccctggcgtctggcttgctttgctcacgcaggtgaccagacaggccgtctggtgtgtctgatggacacccagacaccaaggtccctggcgtctgcctcccagatccaaacgccagggtccctggcgtctggcgtgCTTTGCTCGCGCAGGTGACCAGACAGGCCGTCTGGTGTGTCTGATGGACACCCATACGCCAAGGTCACTGGCGTCTGCCtcccacacccagacgccaggaaccctagcGTCTGGCGTGCTTTGCTCGCGCAGGTGACCAGACAGGCCGTCTGGTGTGTCCGAtggacacccagacgccaaggtccctggcgtctggtgtCCAGAAAGCATTCTTGTCTAATGGATAAGATTCGAGTGGATAAGATTTTGGGCCCACCTCTACCCCTCTCATCCATTCATCTCCACCTCTACCCCTCTCATTTCACTCATATCCACCCACTCTCACCTCTAGCCCTGCCAACGTCACTCCCTCGTCCAGCACCCTAACCCCCCCCTCAGATCTCTCACAAATCGGTCCGGTTTGACCGTTGGATCTTCAGGATTTCGAGACTAGAAGGTAAATCAACTCCACCCCCATTTTTTGGTTGGTTTAATTTATCATACTTTTGTGAAAACCCTAGTTTGTTTTCCTCGTGGTTTAATGTATCATAGGTTAGCTACTAAGAGATTTGTGTGCTGTAGATGGCTAACGAAACTCAGTGGGTGCTTAGCCCTGTTGTTCATGTGCATGGCTTGTCTCCATGTATTGTGCAAGTTAGTCAAGTGGACCTCACTTTCGATTGGTTGAAGACTAAATTCATGTTGAAGCAAGGGTTGAAGGAAGAGGATTTTGTGTACTACGTCAGCAGGAGGAAGTCAGATGGCCCCGGGGAAAGAAAATTGGTTGACATAACTGATGATGACAAGATTCAAGAAATGCtggaagaatggaaatggaaaagggttgttgacttgcattgctacaggaaaccgagttatatgtgatgttcatgtcgtttcaaccatcgtggtcatgaactacttatgtcaTTCGAGACTATTTGTGTAATTTGAACTATGTTTGTAATTTGCTATGTCATTCGAGACATTGTATCGTAGACCATCGTGGTCATGAACTAAGTTTGTAATTTGAACTATGTTTGTCATTTGTCAACTATAGTGTtatgaaaagactatgcaatgctTATGTATGTATGTTATTCGAAACTACAAGTGAAAAGACAAAACTACAAGTGAAAAAGCAAGTATTGTCTGCACCAGGactagacgccaaggaccctggcgtctggctcccCTGCTTTACCCTGTTTCTGGTGTTAGTAGactgccagacgccaaggaccctggcgtttgGTCGCCTGACTTacagccagacgccaaggaccctggcgtctggtcccctgacttacagccagacgccaaggaccctggcgtctggctcccTGTGCATATAGATGACTAAGTACAGATTTCATCATTCATGTCAAACATTCATATAAACATTCATATAAATGACTAAATCACAGGAAACAACAATTAACATAAATCACATCATTCATGTCAAACATTCATAGCAACTTCACGAATCCGGTACAACTTAATTCAAACGGCAACAAGTTCATGGAAAGAAACGACAACAAGTTCATGGAAAGAGACTACACCAGGTTCGTTGAAACAAACTAGAACAAGCTCATTGAAACAAACTACAACAAGCTCACTTCTTCCTTCCTCTCTTCACGATATCTGCAAGTGTATGCTCCTCCTCTTCGCTAGCCTCATGCTCCTCCTCTTCACTAGCCTCCTCCGCCTCTGCATCAATGTTCGACTTATATCTTTGCATTCCCGCAGGCATAAATTGATGAggatactccggactatggaattgagtgtTCCATATCTTCTTTCTACCTTTCTGGCCCGGTGTCTTAGCTATTGCTTTGCCTTTTTTAGAGCGGGCATTGCCTTGTGTCGGTTGTGTAACCTGTgatggttgtggagcatcaacatcatactcatgatcctcttgatgtgttgcatcatACTCATGCTCATCATGATGTGTTGGCTCCTCTTGATGTGCTGGCTCCTCTTCATTGACCTCCTCCTCTATGTCCTCTTCGTTCTGGACATAACGCCGTTTATTAGCTCTGGCGGCGCGGCTACCTGGTGCATACACGTCACTGGACTGAGCACCATGGCAAGAAAGCATAGCTGCCATCTTATGGAACCGCTTCTTGAACTTCTGCGACAACACAAAATAtgctatgatatgagatgcaaataACTAATCCGCGAAAAAAACTTTTATAATATATTGCGACTAACCTCCATCATGCTCCTAAGAGTCCTCTCAGATAATGCACCACCAGGTGGATGACTCAGTGCAACATTGGCATCGTTGACGCACAGAAGCAACTCTCTGCCCTGCAATTCATGAGCACACCAAACTTATGTATTTGAAAGAAAGACAACATGATGCAAGTATGTTAGAATAGGTCAAACAGACTACCATTTCGTCATGCATCGGTGCGTAGTCAACAtgagcccctctggtgtctctcacagccgtgttgaaggtatgataaccttctgcagtctccgggtcttcagacaccAACTCCGACCACTCTTCGTGAGTCCAACCTGGCTTCAGCTTTAACCGGTAACGATCCGCATACCACACTTGATACTTCTGATATGCTGACTAATTGTGAGGTCTATTCTCTGATTGCACTAACGTGTCTCTTTGATTCCAAATTTCTATCCACGCACGGTGTTTGTTTGCCCAATCCGATATATCCTGATTGTTCCTTCGATCGAACCTACAAATGATGCAcgggacaaagcattagcaaacattgacttattcaatgctctactacatactcaaggcatgcttgcttaccgatgcagagatagcatttcctccttgctctcctcaattggaataccttgtctttttccaaattgtcttgccacacggtctacaaagtgccactcgactgcgaagaagcatatcattgggcaCCTCACCCGCCAAAGATGGCTATCACGCGTGCACATCTCATTAAGATCAAAGTCACGATCTTCCACATAAGGCAACCAATGTACCTGCAAAACAAAGAGATACATGGTTAGCTACATAAGTTTCATTCTTGACTAAATTTTATCTCATCGAACTACTCAAAACCTGCTCAGCAGTCAAGGTGTCCAGCTCGTTCATatagcacttgtatcgcacatgcgAGCTTCCTATGTAGACAGTCACTTGTTCCCAATAGTAAGCAAGCGTAGGGCGCCGATATGGATCATCATCATGCAACCGTCATGATTACCCCGTGGGTTTGCCATGAGGGGGTTCTTCAAATCGGGCCGTCCAACCGGGATCCGCTCCCACATCCACACGGATAGGCTCCAAACAAACCCAGACAATGAGGATGTACctcccttcctccgacacgccAAGTCAAGCTGCAATCAAACAAACATATTACATATGGAGGCGCATGACAAATGCAAGATAAATGGTTACAAATATCTCTTACCTGACGATACAAGTATGCTAGTGCGGCCGAACCCCAGCTATACTGGGTATCCCAGTTATTAAGTGGCTCCAAGAACATCCAGAGGGCTGAGTTCCCAGTTGCATCTGAGAAGACTACCTTGGTTAGTACATACCAAAGATAGGCCCGCGCGTACTGCTACACAACCACGTCATTGGCATCTTGAGGGCACGGGTTGGTGTTTCCTCTGACCAGTTTTAGCCAAGAATGCCTCACTTTTGCGGTATCGGCCTTGCCTTCCTGAGGGTCCTCGGGCTGAACGCCAATTAAATCGGCAGTCCGTTCTCGCCAATTACCCACGCTGACACGACCGGTAACAGCTTGTCCGTTGATAGGAAGGCCGCTTATCATAGCCATGTCCTGTAGGGTCATCGTCAGCTCCCCACATGGAAGGTGGAACGAGTGAGTCTCTGGCCTCCAACGATGCACAAGTGCGGTCAGCGCCGCGTGGTTCACCGGCGAAGCGCGTCGCTTAATCTGCAACACGAATGGGAGAAGACCCAATCTCCGAATGTAAGGCTCATACCGCGGGTCGTAATCAAAGTCATCAGCGGaatgacccctcatgcgcatagcAACTACAACCTGCAAATAAAGTGATGTTTTAATAATCAATACAAGAACACAAATGAGAAACAACGAAAATTGACCCAGTCTTGCTTCTTACCTGTCCATTCTCAATGGCAcgagcacgatgctccttatcccactcaTCGATTAATCCGTCATACCAAGGTCCATCACCATCCGCCATCCTACAAAACAAATCACAAACATCTATGAATACGTGAACAATATAAAACAATACAATTTTCTTCTCCAAGTTATGCCATATGAACACACCATTCTTCTCAAACATAACAACATCATTTCTTTCTTCTTCATATGCACACATATCATCTAGGGTACCAAATTTCACCATCAAATAAAATTCATAATCAACATCCGCCATTCTATTGAACAAATCATGTCACACACAATCATCAAATTTCATCATCTCTTTTGAAGAAAAAATTATGCCATCTATATATTCAACTATATTGTCATACCACTTCACACATATAATATTTTTTCTAAATATATTTGCTTGCCAAAGTAGTCTTTCTCAGATTCAAACAAATATTATGCCATCTATATATTCAACATATAGCTAATTTACTAGCACATGCATACATCATCTTCTCAAATATACGCACATCATCTTTCAATcaaataaaattctcaaataatatGGTGTCACATAACCATATGCAAAATTTTATCATATGCAACATCTCTCTCTCCCTTAAAACACTCATATTCAAAACATATGCAAATACATAACATCTAATTTATACAACCCAATCTGTGGAACAAATCATGTCACATACAACCATCAATTTCATCAtctcttttgcaaaaaaaaataagcCAATAGGATAATCTACATATGAACCAAACAAATTCAAATTGCATACATATTCAACAACACATCATCTACTATCTACAAATCAACTATACCATCTAACAACTATACAAAATTTACTAAAACAAAAACAACAAGTACTCATCTAACATCTCCCAATGATGAATAATGCAACCAAAAAGAGATGTTCTAATCAAAAAAAATTGGAGGGAATGGGGGAGAATACCTCAAGGATGCTTGGGGGTCTCAGATCCACAAATTTGGGTGGAGGATGGAGTAGATCAAGGGGGGATTTGGTGTGAGGGAGAAGAGGGGCGAGAGAAAGTTTCCTCTCTGTTCCTGCGTTCGGCCGCCGCCAGGGAGAGGTTGGGGATGGGTGGGCTGGGCCCGCGCGTGGTGTAAACCTACCGGGGCCAGACGCcacggtccctggcgtctggcccctttgccacgtcagcaggtcaacgggcaggcgggcagtgcgggccaggggccagacgccagggaccccggcgtctgcttcgtaacccagacgccagggaccttggcgtcaccagaaaaggtcagaaacgaattttttttcggaacgaggtcaaatcgggatttagtttgccttaagggtcagaacagtaattttgtccgCGGGTGTACGAGCGAAGGAGTACAGGGGAACGATTCGAGAGAGGGGGGCTCGCTCGGTTCTGTACCCGGGCCGTGGGTGGGTCAGCGCGAATCGTTTTCTGGGCGGTGGCAATTtgtcctaagagcatctccagccgttgtgcTCGGCCTTTTTACCGTCTTGTGGGGAGGCACCGGCGGATTTTTTTTTCTGAGAATGACAAATTTTCCAGCCCCCCCATCCAACCGACGAACGCACCAGTGCAGGCGACTCCTCCCAGATAGCCGCCGTCGCCGACATACTATGGCTGCATCTACGTCGACAACGACTACGGCCGCGGCCGCCATCGCCGACCTGTTGTGCGGGTCACCATGATGGAGTCCCGCGTCTGCGTCATCCACGTCAACCCGGACTCCGGCCTCGCCGTCCACGTCAACCTGCGTCACCGTCGGGGCCACAACAGCGCCCTCCGCCCTGGCGCCTGCcccgcttccccgccgcc
It contains:
- the LOC119336151 gene encoding U1 small nuclear ribonucleoprotein 70 kDa-like, producing the protein MASSGSRTRPPCADQEDMPKTWLEASLDKKKEKDVPTPPCWCGDVCKLKVSTDRNKSWTEGRRFFVCPNYAHDRRRPTNAYDIPPSPPPLCKYFTWIDHEVPKDIQEDQRADWLRRQRLFEESYARGLERERREKEARERKKREQERARKEKAARQEERASKLARARDAREEDEARDKKGKWPRTTQ